AAAAGACGAAAGCCGAAGTGATCACAATCGTTCCGTCCAGCATTGCAACGCAAATTCCGAGAGGGAGGTGTGTATACTTATGTACGACTTGAGCTGCCAGGTCAATCCCGCCTGTAGAAGCTCTGCCGCGAAATACGATGCCGAGACCCAGTCCTACTCCCATACCTCCGAAAATTGCCCCAAGAAGAGGATTGGGAGTCGCAGGGGCAAGTTCACTTGTCAGAAGCACGAATAGCGGGAGTGTAACCGTGCCGACAAACGATTTGATGCCGAAATTTTTGCCGAGAATCAGCAGTCCCATTATAAATAATGGGATATTCAGCGCCCATTGAACAATGCCGGGTTCCCATCCGAAGACGTACTTCGTAATGGTACTAATTCCAGCAACACCACCGGAAGCGATATTATTTGGCAATAAGAATAAA
This sequence is a window from Bacillus sp. SB49. Protein-coding genes within it:
- a CDS encoding YitT family protein → MPPLLRHGFDYVLVIVGAFFVALAFNLFLLPNNIASGGVAGISTITKYVFGWEPGIVQWALNIPLFIMGLLILGKNFGIKSFVGTVTLPLFVLLTSELAPATPNPLLGAIFGGMGVGLGLGIVFRGRASTGGIDLAAQVVHKYTHLPLGICVAMLDGTIVITSAFVFSLESGLYALIGLFVTSRTIDFVQVGLNTSKNVLIITDEVDGVRAAIFKRIDRGVTVLSGSGGYTDKERQVVMCVVQQNEFIKLTQTVKTVDPRAFVVAMNATEVLGEGFKTT